TGATAAACACTTGTGCCGCCAAGTGCAATTATAACTGTATTATCTCCGCTGAGCGGAGTCCAGCTCACAGTCATAGAGGCGATCGTTATGCTATTGGAGCAGGTGTTTTTGAGAACAGCACCGACTATTTCATAGGGCCACCAAATCGTGTTCATCGCAGCCCCTGAGATATCAACCTGCAGGCAGTCCGACATATTGCCGCCGGAGATTGGACCCTGAATCGAAAAACTCGGATTGGAACTCCCGAACATAGCGCTGACATCCGCGGTGCTGGTCAGTTTACCCGTGGCATCGTCGTATGCTACCGTAAAACGACCGGAACCAAGATAACGCACGTCGCCATCCGGATTTATTCCGTCATCGAGCCTCTTTAAGGCGTACTCCATCCCCGCATGAACAAGATCAAATGACTGTTCGGAGACGAGGTCATTGGTCCTTGCAATGGATCCTGTTGCAACCATGTGGGTGACGACCCCTCCCATCAGAGACAGGATGGCTATGATGATAAAGACCGCCACGATAGCGACGCCGGAGTTTGACCCTAATTTCGAAAATTTAATTTTTGGAAAATGAGACATAATATCTGTTCCTCAGGTATATGCCGCTGGAAGTCTCAACCACTCCGTGCGCAGATGAACTGACTTTGACAGAAATCCCTATCCTGTAAACCTTAGTAGGATTCGATGTTGAAACGCCGCCAGAGGTATAGTATGAGAATCCGCTGCCCGGCGCCAAATCCGAGGCAAGCTGTTTTCCATTTCTCAAAAGGTCCACACCTGAAATTTGGTAAGCGACCTGATTGCCGAGCGCATTTTTAAAAGTGATACTGCTGGATGATATCGAAGAGATATCAGCTGCCGGGTTGGCTATTCCCCTGAGTTCATTGCTCATGATATTTACAGCAAGCCTCGCCCCCTGCAGAGCTTCACGCCTCTCCGTAACAAGGCTGAACGAATCCATTCCAGAAATTAAAATTCTCCCCATTACGAGAGAGATCGCGGCTATGATGATCATAGTCAGCAATATCTCGACCAGCGTAAATCCTTTGCGCGATTTGATTTTCACAAAAAGCTCTCCAACTTCATGGACAAGGGGAAAATCCCCCGCCCCCTGAAACCTCAGATGGAACCATATCTGTCACAAGCGTTGTAAGGGTCACCGCCTCCCCCGCACTTCCTCCCCAGGATGTAGTGACCTGAACTTTTTTATAACCCGTGTCTATCACAGACTGGGACATATCAGACGGATTCACGTAATTTACATTTACCGAACGTGAAAACTGCCACGAACCGGAATTCACCGATGATGCACCCTGCGACACGACTGACGCATATCCAGATGATCCGCCATCGGCCTTGGCCTGCACGATCTCTTCCATTTTCTCCCTGGAGAGCTTTACCGCAACTACCGTTAGGTCGGCCTTTAAAGCCTCTTGCGTAAGGTTGCCGAATAAATATCCAAATCCGAAAAATGCTATGCCGACCACGACCATTATCAATACCGATTCCAGGAGAGAAAAACCTTTTGCGTTCCTAAAATTCATACGAGATCCTTTTTTCATTCTTTCATTTTCCCGTACCGGCAAGCGAGATAGCCGCATAATTTTTCTTCATGGAGAAGAGGTCGTGACAAATCCGGTCTCGGATCTCACCGTTATCACCTTCGT
Above is a window of Myxococcales bacterium DNA encoding:
- a CDS encoding type II secretion system protein, producing the protein MKIKSRKGFTLVEILLTMIIIAAISLVMGRILISGMDSFSLVTERREALQGARLAVNIMSNELRGIANPAADISSISSSSITFKNALGNQVAYQISGVDLLRNGKQLASDLAPGSGFSYYTSGGVSTSNPTKVYRIGISVKVSSSAHGVVETSSGIYLRNRYYVSFSKN
- a CDS encoding type II secretion system protein, which codes for MNFRNAKGFSLLESVLIMVVVGIAFFGFGYLFGNLTQEALKADLTVVAVKLSREKMEEIVQAKADGGSSGYASVVSQGASSVNSGSWQFSRSVNVNYVNPSDMSQSVIDTGYKKVQVTTSWGGSAGEAVTLTTLVTDMVPSEVSGGGGFSPCP